In Pectobacterium aroidearum, the following are encoded in one genomic region:
- a CDS encoding dihydrodipicolinate synthase family protein, producing MSKNITGVLTAIVTPFDNQGEFNPAAMRIQVQRQMRYGNGIFCNGTNGEFFVLHTDEKVAVTETCVDEVAGKVPVVGHIGEISTRETIKLGKRIAALGVDAVSVITPYFIPLKQEELIAHYTAVADALTVPVFLYNIPARTGNTLAPETVRTLADHPNIIGIKDSAGSYESLSGYVQAVKGVQGFNVLNGPDSLIHQGFVDGCSACISGLANVAPEPISQIWHRFHAGDIEGSRQAQEQVAELRKTLYAIAFSPAVVKKALAIMGEDVGVSRYPIQFSAQDEDNIRNILSQFSQ from the coding sequence ATGAGTAAAAATATTACCGGCGTCCTGACCGCCATCGTCACGCCGTTTGATAACCAGGGCGAATTTAACCCCGCTGCCATGCGTATTCAGGTTCAGCGCCAGATGCGCTACGGCAACGGTATCTTTTGTAACGGCACCAACGGTGAGTTTTTCGTACTGCACACCGATGAAAAAGTCGCCGTCACTGAAACCTGCGTTGATGAAGTCGCCGGAAAAGTGCCGGTTGTCGGCCACATCGGTGAAATCTCCACGCGGGAAACCATCAAGCTCGGCAAGCGCATCGCCGCGCTGGGTGTTGATGCCGTTTCGGTCATCACCCCGTATTTCATCCCACTCAAACAGGAAGAACTGATCGCCCACTACACCGCCGTCGCCGATGCGCTGACTGTGCCGGTGTTTCTCTACAACATTCCTGCACGCACGGGGAATACGCTGGCGCCGGAAACCGTCCGCACGCTAGCGGATCACCCGAACATCATCGGCATCAAAGACAGCGCAGGCAGTTATGAAAGCCTGAGCGGCTATGTGCAAGCGGTGAAAGGTGTACAGGGCTTTAACGTATTGAATGGCCCAGACTCGCTCATTCACCAGGGCTTTGTTGACGGCTGCTCCGCCTGTATTTCCGGGCTGGCTAACGTGGCACCGGAACCGATCAGCCAGATTTGGCATCGTTTCCACGCCGGTGACATTGAAGGCTCGCGTCAGGCACAAGAACAGGTTGCCGAGTTGCGTAAGACACTGTATGCCATCGCATTCTCACCTGCTGTGGTGAAAAAAGCGCTGGCGATCATGGGTGAAGATGTCGGCGTCAGCCGCTATCCGATCCAGTTTTCCGCACAGGATGAAGACAACATCCGCAACATACTTAGTCAATTCTCGCAGTAA
- a CDS encoding iron-containing alcohol dehydrogenase produces the protein MNINSTILSGYRVLQDISHLLAGKQHVLFVTDKNIVGLPDVQALIAQVKQAVPQVLLVDNVPAEPSQHDVAKILSQLTQTQTDLVIGVGGGSVLDVAKLLSVLCAGDETVTLDSLLAGEKPTRRTTSLLIPTTAGTGSEATPNAILAIPEKETKVGIITPVMLPDYVALVPELTISMPSHIAASTGIDALCHLIECFTSTIANPVSDNYALIGLKKLFANLETSVREPSNMEAKLNMLWASYYGGAAIAHSGTHLVHAMSYPLGGKYHIPHGVANAILLAPCMRFVQDAAQDKFAQAYDLLPDADLTLGTAEKAQALVTYFSELVKRLNLPNTLQQLGVEKDHLPYLVDAALQVQRLMKNVPTQVSADDVREVYLTLF, from the coding sequence ATGAATATCAATAGCACTATCCTCAGCGGTTACCGGGTACTTCAGGACATCAGTCACCTGTTGGCAGGAAAACAGCACGTTTTATTTGTCACCGACAAAAACATCGTCGGGCTGCCTGACGTTCAGGCGCTGATCGCACAAGTTAAGCAAGCCGTTCCGCAGGTTCTGTTAGTTGATAATGTTCCTGCCGAGCCAAGCCAGCACGACGTTGCCAAGATATTGAGCCAGCTCACACAAACCCAGACCGATCTGGTGATCGGCGTCGGCGGCGGTAGCGTGCTGGATGTCGCCAAACTGCTTTCCGTACTGTGCGCAGGCGACGAGACCGTCACGCTGGATAGTCTGCTGGCAGGGGAAAAACCGACTCGCCGCACGACATCGCTGCTCATCCCAACCACCGCAGGAACGGGATCAGAAGCCACGCCGAATGCCATTCTGGCGATCCCAGAAAAAGAAACCAAAGTCGGTATTATTACGCCCGTGATGCTGCCGGACTACGTTGCGCTGGTGCCAGAGCTGACCATCAGCATGCCATCGCACATCGCCGCTTCAACGGGTATTGATGCGCTCTGTCACCTGATTGAGTGTTTCACCTCAACGATTGCCAACCCGGTCAGCGACAACTACGCGCTGATTGGCCTGAAAAAGCTGTTTGCCAACCTCGAAACCTCCGTACGCGAGCCGAGCAATATGGAAGCCAAGCTGAACATGCTGTGGGCGTCCTATTACGGCGGTGCCGCTATTGCCCACTCCGGTACGCATCTGGTTCACGCCATGTCTTACCCGCTGGGCGGCAAATACCACATCCCACACGGCGTGGCGAACGCCATCCTGCTCGCCCCTTGCATGCGTTTCGTGCAGGACGCCGCACAGGACAAATTCGCACAGGCGTATGACCTGCTGCCGGATGCCGATCTGACACTGGGTACTGCGGAAAAAGCGCAGGCGCTGGTGACCTATTTCAGCGAGTTGGTTAAACGTCTCAACCTGCCCAACACCTTACAGCAGCTCGGCGTGGAAAAAGACCACCTGCCGTATCTGGTTGATGCCGCGTTACAGGTTCAGCGCCTGATGAAAAACGTGCCGACACAGGTCAGCGCCGACGATGTCCGCGAGGTGTATCTGACCCTCTTTTAA